Proteins encoded by one window of Musa acuminata AAA Group cultivar baxijiao chromosome BXJ2-9, Cavendish_Baxijiao_AAA, whole genome shotgun sequence:
- the LOC135622924 gene encoding sugar transport protein 8-like, translating into MPAVVLASSDGGPKQFEGKITSYVVICGIIAATGGLMFGYDIGISGGVTAMDDFLEKFFPDVYVKKHRAKENNYCKYDNQGLQLFTSSLYLAALVSSFFASKSCTKFGRRFTMQAASVFFLIGVVLDAAARDLAMLIIGRILLGMGVGFANQAVPLFLSEIAPVRIRGALNILFQLDVTIGILVANIVNYFASNLHPWGWRLSLGLAGVPATILCLGSFLITETPTSLIEREKTDAGLAMLKKIRGTENVELEYQEIARACDMARQVKHPFRTLMKRHSRPQLVIAVLMQVFQQFTGINAIMFYSPVLFQTIGFKNDASLLSAVITGTVNTLSTVVSIVLVDRVGRRMLLLEACVQMLLSQALIGILLQVNLKSNNTLHQGVAVLVVVLVCLYVSSFAWSWGPLGWLIPSEIFPLETRTAGFAFAVSSNMLFTFLIAQAFLSMLCHMRAGIFFFFAAWIVVMGLFTIFLLPETKNVPIDEMVEMVWKQHWYWKGYMDKEEAKEDKVDII; encoded by the exons ATGCCGGCTGTAGTTTTGGCGAGTTCGGATGGCGGCCCGAAGCAGTTCGAGGGGAAGATCACGTCCTACGTGGTCATCTGTGGGATTATTGCTGCCACCGGAGGATTGATGTTTGGATACGACATCGGCATCTCCG GAGGAGTTACAGCAATGGATGACTTCCTGGAGAAGTTCTTCCCTGATGTGTACGTGAAGAAACACCGGGCCAAGGAGAACAACTACTGCAAGTACGACAACCAAGGCCTGCAGCTCTTCACCTCGTCGCTCTACCTCGCCGCGCTGGTGTCGAGCTTCTTCGCTTCCAAGTCGTGCACCAAGTTCGGCCGGAGGTTCACGATGCAGGCGGCGTCCGTCTTCTTCTTGATCGGCGTCGTGCTCGATGCCGCCGCCCGAGACCTCGCCATGCTCATCATAGGGAGGATTCTCCTCGGCATGGGCGTCGGATTCGCCAACCAG GCGGTTCCGTTGTTTCTGTCGGAGATCGCGCCGGTGCGAATCCGAGGCGCCCTCAACATCCTCTTCCAGCTCGATGTAACCATCGGAATCCTCGTCGCCAACATCGTCAACTACTTTGCCTCGAACCTCCACCCGTGGGGGTGGCGGCTGTCCCTTGGCCTCGCCGGCGTGCCGGCCACGATCCTGTGCTTGGGCTCCTTCCTCATCACCGAGACGCCGACGAGCCTCATCGAGCGCGAGAAGACGGATGCAGGCTTGGCCATGCTCAAGAAGATCCGAGGAACAGAGAACGTGGAGCTGGAGTACCAGGAGATCGCGCGGGCCTGTGACATGGCGCGGCAGGTGAAGCACCCGTTCCGGACGCTGATGAAGCGGCACAGCCGCCCGCAGCTGGTCATCGCCGTGCTGATGCAGGTGTTCCAGCAGTTCACGGGCATCAACGCCATCATGTTCTACTCGCCCGTCCTCTTCCAGACCATCGGTTTCAAGAACGACGCCTCGTTGCTGTCTGCCGTCATCACCGGCACCGTCAACACCCTCTCCACCGTCGTCTCCATCGTCCTGGTGGACCGAGTCGGCCGGAGGATGTTACTGCTCGAGGCCTGTGTTCAGATGCTTCTCTCACAG GCTCTCATCGGAATCCTCCTGCAAGTGAATCTGAAATCAAACAACACGCTCCATCAAGGAGTGGCAGTGCTGGTGGTGGTGCTGGTGTGCCTCTACGTGTCGAGCTTCGCATGGTCATGGGGGCCTCTCGGGTGGCTGATACCCAGCGAGATCTTCCCCTTGGAGACGAGGACGGCCGGCTTCGCCTTCGCCGTGAGCTCCAACATGCTCTTCACCTTCCTCATCGCGCAGGCCTTCCTCTCCATGCTGTGCCACATGCGGGcgggcatcttcttcttcttcgcggcATGGATCGTGGTCATGGGACTGTTCACCATCTTCCTGCTGCCCGAGACGAAGAACGTCCCCATCGACGAGATGGTCGAGATGGTGTGGAAGCAGCACTGGTACTGGAAAGGCTACATGGACAAGGAGGAAGCCAAGGAAGACAAGGTTGACATCATTTAG
- the LOC135582977 gene encoding uncharacterized protein LOC135582977 isoform X2 produces the protein MGVEETGGPAAPLLPQSTPPQSAPPCYGVPVAAAAFQDPYFPDPPAYVLLPVYPRRRRQRCGCFSCCGSLISSSSTLLSAAFFLVLLSSAFFLWPSDPEVTVTRFHLEDIRVTPPPLAAIGISLRVDLRVRNPDFFSLDHRSIVVSIGYRGRPLGSVTANGGHIKARGVSHVHAKLKIDGIPVWNDAIYLIEDLARRSLPLDTVTEVDGRMRLFFVDVPVQGKISCLVSVNPETREVINQDCYPESHPCSTISNLQPHLCFHILPAG, from the exons ATGGGCGTGGAAGAAACCGGAGGACCGGCGGCGCCGCTTCTCCCCCAGTCGACTCCTCCGCAGTCAGCGCCGCCATGCTACGGCGTACCGGTCGCCGCCGCGGCCTTCCAAGATCCCTACTTCCCTGATCCTCCAGCGTACGTCCTCCTCCCCGTTTACCCCCGCCGCCGGCGCCAGCGCTGCGGATGCTTCTCCTGCTGCGGTTCCCtcatctcttcttcctccaccCTCCTCTCGGCTGCTttcttcctcgtcctcctctCCTCCGCCTTCTTCCTCTGGCCCTCCGACCCCGAGGTCACCGTCACCCGCTTCCACCTCGAAGACATCCGCGTCACCCCGCCGCCTCTCGCAGCCATCGGCATCTCCCTGAGGGTCGATCTCAGGGTCCGCAACCCAGACTTCTTCTCCCTCGACCACCGCTCCATCGTGGTCTCGATCGGGTACCGCGGGAGGCCACTTGGCTCCGTCACGGCCAACGGTGGCCACATTAAGGCGCGGGGGGTCTCGCACGTTCACGCCAAGCTCAAGATCGACGGGATCCCGGTGTGGAATGATGCCATCTATCTGATCGAGGATCTTGCAAGGAGATCGTTGCCTTTGGACACGGTCACTGAGGTCGACGGCAGGATGCGTCTCTTCTTCGTGGACGTCCCCGTTCAG GGAAAAATTTCTTGTTTGGTGTCTGTTAATCCAGAAACCCGGGAAGTCATTAATCAAGACTGCTACCCTGAG TCACATCCTTGCTCGACCATATCAAATCTGCAGCCACATTTGTGCTTCCATATATTACCCGCCGGCTGA
- the LOC135582977 gene encoding uncharacterized protein LOC135582977 isoform X1, with amino-acid sequence MGVEETGGPAAPLLPQSTPPQSAPPCYGVPVAAAAFQDPYFPDPPAYVLLPVYPRRRRQRCGCFSCCGSLISSSSTLLSAAFFLVLLSSAFFLWPSDPEVTVTRFHLEDIRVTPPPLAAIGISLRVDLRVRNPDFFSLDHRSIVVSIGYRGRPLGSVTANGGHIKARGVSHVHAKLKIDGIPVWNDAIYLIEDLARRSLPLDTVTEVDGRMRLFFVDVPVQGKISCLVSVNPETREVINQDCYPE; translated from the exons ATGGGCGTGGAAGAAACCGGAGGACCGGCGGCGCCGCTTCTCCCCCAGTCGACTCCTCCGCAGTCAGCGCCGCCATGCTACGGCGTACCGGTCGCCGCCGCGGCCTTCCAAGATCCCTACTTCCCTGATCCTCCAGCGTACGTCCTCCTCCCCGTTTACCCCCGCCGCCGGCGCCAGCGCTGCGGATGCTTCTCCTGCTGCGGTTCCCtcatctcttcttcctccaccCTCCTCTCGGCTGCTttcttcctcgtcctcctctCCTCCGCCTTCTTCCTCTGGCCCTCCGACCCCGAGGTCACCGTCACCCGCTTCCACCTCGAAGACATCCGCGTCACCCCGCCGCCTCTCGCAGCCATCGGCATCTCCCTGAGGGTCGATCTCAGGGTCCGCAACCCAGACTTCTTCTCCCTCGACCACCGCTCCATCGTGGTCTCGATCGGGTACCGCGGGAGGCCACTTGGCTCCGTCACGGCCAACGGTGGCCACATTAAGGCGCGGGGGGTCTCGCACGTTCACGCCAAGCTCAAGATCGACGGGATCCCGGTGTGGAATGATGCCATCTATCTGATCGAGGATCTTGCAAGGAGATCGTTGCCTTTGGACACGGTCACTGAGGTCGACGGCAGGATGCGTCTCTTCTTCGTGGACGTCCCCGTTCAG GGAAAAATTTCTTGTTTGGTGTCTGTTAATCCAGAAACCCGGGAAGTCATTAATCAAGACTGCTACCCTGAG TGA